In the genome of Massilia sp. PAMC28688, one region contains:
- a CDS encoding glucokinase, with translation MTKESDTEQKYSRTAYADGPRLLADIGATHARLALETAPGVLRSVRVLMCDDFPGIVPLLQSYLADHKSTRINHAAFALANPISGDMIRMTNRDWTFSTDEVRRILGLNTLLIVNDFTALAMALPALPQEALLQVGGGTAASNAVIGVLGPGTGLGVSGVIPTADGFVTLGSEGGHVNFAPADDREFAILQSAWKEWPHVSNERLISGPGMEIIYRALAERNGVQAAPRTSPEIISGALEENDPLCLEVLECFCLMLGGAAANLAVTLGAFGGIFIGGGIVPRMSELFAKSGFRTRFEAKGRFTDYLAQIPTYVIMTPNPAFYGVATILSEHLRGRSGANTLMERVQHLQHELSPAEQRVATLVIEHPRKVLGEPIAEIARLADVSQPTVIRFCRSLGFLGLADFKLKFASSLTGTIPVRHSQVRTSDSTHDLSAKVIDNTVSAILKFRDQLDVVAIDRAIELLRNARRVEFYAMGNSRVVALDGQHKFFRFRIPSSSYGDSHLFKMAAELLNPGDVVIAISTSGQLPELLGAVDAACAAGADVIAITSSKSALAKKATVCLAVDHTEDSTHFLSMISRILQLLLIDIMSVGISLGSQDDEGDSAKKRLLISHLDI, from the coding sequence ATGACCAAAGAATCCGACACCGAACAAAAATACAGCCGTACGGCCTACGCCGACGGCCCGCGCCTGCTCGCCGACATCGGCGCCACCCATGCCCGCCTGGCCCTTGAAACGGCGCCCGGCGTGCTGCGCTCCGTGCGCGTGCTGATGTGCGATGACTTCCCCGGCATCGTGCCGCTCCTGCAGTCCTACCTGGCCGACCACAAGTCCACCCGCATCAATCATGCCGCCTTTGCGCTGGCCAATCCGATCAGCGGCGACATGATCCGGATGACCAACCGCGACTGGACATTTTCAACCGACGAAGTGCGCCGCATCCTGGGCCTCAATACCCTGTTGATCGTGAATGACTTCACGGCGCTGGCCATGGCGCTGCCGGCACTGCCGCAGGAAGCGCTGCTGCAGGTCGGCGGCGGCACGGCAGCGTCGAATGCGGTAATCGGCGTGCTGGGGCCTGGCACGGGCCTGGGCGTGTCCGGCGTGATTCCTACCGCAGACGGCTTCGTCACGCTGGGCAGTGAAGGTGGCCACGTCAACTTCGCACCGGCCGACGACCGCGAGTTTGCCATCCTGCAGTCCGCCTGGAAGGAGTGGCCGCACGTGTCCAACGAGCGCCTCATCTCCGGTCCCGGCATGGAAATCATTTACCGCGCCCTGGCCGAGCGCAACGGCGTGCAGGCCGCGCCGCGCACGTCGCCCGAGATCATCAGCGGCGCGCTGGAAGAAAACGATCCACTGTGCCTGGAAGTGCTCGAGTGCTTCTGCCTGATGCTGGGCGGCGCTGCCGCCAACCTGGCCGTGACCCTGGGCGCCTTTGGCGGTATCTTCATTGGCGGCGGCATTGTGCCGCGCATGTCGGAGCTGTTTGCCAAATCGGGCTTTCGCACCCGCTTTGAAGCCAAGGGCCGCTTTACCGACTACCTGGCCCAGATTCCGACCTACGTCATCATGACTCCCAATCCGGCCTTCTACGGCGTGGCGACGATCCTGTCCGAGCACCTGCGCGGCCGCAGCGGCGCCAACACGCTGATGGAGCGCGTGCAGCATCTGCAGCACGAGCTGTCGCCGGCCGAGCAGCGCGTGGCCACCCTGGTCATCGAACATCCGCGCAAGGTGCTGGGCGAACCAATCGCCGAGATCGCGCGCCTGGCCGACGTGAGCCAGCCGACCGTGATCCGCTTCTGCCGCTCGCTGGGTTTTCTCGGCCTGGCCGACTTCAAGCTCAAATTCGCCAGCAGCCTGACCGGCACCATCCCGGTTCGCCACAGCCAGGTGCGCACCTCCGACAGCACCCACGACCTGTCGGCCAAGGTGATCGACAATACCGTCTCGGCGATCCTGAAGTTCCGCGACCAGCTCGATGTGGTGGCAATCGACCGCGCCATCGAACTGCTGCGCAATGCGCGCCGCGTCGAGTTTTACGCCATGGGCAATTCGCGCGTGGTGGCGCTCGATGGACAGCACAAGTTCTTCCGCTTCCGCATTCCGAGTTCGTCATACGGTGATTCGCACCTGTTCAAGATGGCGGCGGAACTGCTCAACCCCGGCGACGTGGTCATTGCCATCTCCACCTCGGGCCAGCTGCCGGAGCTGCTGGGCGCCGTCGATGCGGCATGCGCGGCAGGTGCCGACGTCATCGCCATCACCAGCAGCAAGTCGGCGCTGGCGAAAAAGGCCACGGTCTGCCTGGCGGTGGATCACACCGAAGACAGCACGCATTTCCTGTCGATGATCTCGCGCATCCTGCAGCTGCTCCTGATCGACATCATGTCGGTGGGGATCTCGCTGGGATCGCAGGACGACGAGGGCGATTCAGCCAAAAAACGTCTGCTGATCTCGCACCTCGATATCTGA
- a CDS encoding alpha-1,6-glucosidase domain-containing protein, producing the protein MRYFPAVATTFLIAGGVLSPLAVHAAGANAVCAAGFETVLHPAAAPFDARAVWLDRSTLKWPGAKADGVFKLYHSPTGAINARVGAKVAGAAGEVALRAFDGTMAAATATRFKYLADGPVFSLAPNDPARLRQLHQQQLVLVRENADGTVAAATRLQAAGALDDLYSAAATAGPLGATPVKQQTSFALWAPTAQQVQLCLYDSSSGDQGQVTPMTMDAATGIWSAAHKADLTGTYYAYAVTVMAGEKGLVRNLVTDPYSVSVGPDSKRSYIADLASPRFKPRGWDASAPPAKVQAQTDMVVYELHVRDFSINDPSVPREKRGKYSAFGVTQSKGMRHLAALSRAGLTDIHLLPVYDIGSVPEQNCAVPAPTGAPASPRQQALVMKTAHTDCFNWGYDPLHYSAPEGVYASDPADGARRIIEMRQMVMDLHKAGLRVGMDVVYNHTFASGQKEKSVLDRVVPGYYHRLNAEGGVEQSTCCDNTATENTMMARLMIDSAELWTREYKIDSFRFDLMGHQPRAVMEVLQQRVNKAAGRHVHLIGEGWNFGEVENGKRFVQASQLSLNGSGIGTFSDRARDAVRGGSAADSGENLIARQGYINGLYYDPNALGGKQTLLDLKKAADMVKVGLAGSIRSYRLPVHSGGEMRLDAIDYNGQPAGYASEPSEVVNYVENHDNQTLFDINVFKLPLDTPSAERARVQVLGAAINAFSQGVAYFHAGMDTLRSKSLDRNSFNSGDWFNRMDWTYRDNYFATGLPPAPDNEKDYALIKPLLEKRGIKPAPADIAFTRDAFRDLLAIRASSTLFRLRTAADINERLRFYPTATPTVIGARIDGAGYGGANFKAVHYFINVDKVKHGVAMPREDAARLRLHPVHLAPKAGDQRARAAAYDSGSGEMIIPPRTAVVFVE; encoded by the coding sequence ATGCGCTATTTTCCTGCTGTCGCCACCACCTTCCTGATTGCGGGAGGTGTCCTGTCCCCGCTGGCGGTTCATGCCGCCGGCGCCAATGCCGTTTGCGCGGCGGGCTTTGAAACCGTCCTTCATCCCGCCGCCGCGCCGTTCGATGCGCGCGCCGTGTGGCTCGACCGCTCCACCCTCAAGTGGCCTGGCGCAAAGGCCGATGGCGTTTTCAAGCTGTACCACTCCCCGACAGGGGCAATCAACGCCCGTGTTGGCGCCAAGGTGGCCGGCGCTGCCGGTGAAGTGGCGCTGCGTGCCTTCGACGGCACCATGGCCGCCGCCACCGCAACTCGCTTCAAGTACCTGGCCGATGGCCCGGTGTTTTCGCTGGCACCCAACGACCCCGCGCGCCTGCGCCAACTGCATCAGCAGCAGCTGGTATTGGTGCGCGAAAACGCCGACGGCACAGTGGCCGCAGCCACGCGCCTGCAGGCGGCGGGCGCGCTCGACGATTTGTACAGCGCGGCCGCTACGGCTGGCCCGCTTGGCGCCACGCCGGTCAAACAGCAGACCTCCTTTGCCCTGTGGGCCCCGACGGCGCAGCAAGTCCAGCTATGCCTGTACGACAGCTCAAGCGGCGACCAGGGGCAGGTAACGCCGATGACCATGGACGCCGCCACCGGCATTTGGAGCGCTGCCCACAAGGCCGACCTGACCGGTACGTACTATGCTTACGCCGTGACAGTGATGGCCGGTGAAAAGGGCCTGGTGCGCAACCTGGTGACGGACCCGTACTCGGTCAGCGTGGGGCCCGATTCAAAGCGCAGTTACATTGCCGACCTGGCGTCGCCACGATTCAAGCCGCGTGGCTGGGATGCCAGTGCGCCGCCAGCCAAGGTGCAGGCCCAGACCGACATGGTGGTGTACGAGCTGCATGTGCGCGACTTCTCCATTAACGATCCAAGCGTGCCGCGCGAAAAGCGGGGCAAATACAGCGCCTTCGGCGTCACCCAGTCCAAGGGCATGCGCCACCTGGCAGCGCTCAGCCGCGCCGGGTTGACCGATATCCACCTGCTGCCGGTCTATGATATTGGCAGCGTTCCCGAGCAAAACTGCGCAGTGCCGGCGCCCACCGGCGCGCCCGCCAGCCCGCGCCAGCAGGCGCTGGTGATGAAGACGGCCCACACCGACTGCTTCAACTGGGGCTACGATCCCCTGCACTACAGCGCGCCCGAAGGCGTCTACGCCAGCGATCCGGCCGATGGCGCGCGGCGCATCATCGAGATGCGCCAGATGGTGATGGACCTGCACAAGGCCGGCCTGCGCGTCGGCATGGACGTGGTCTACAACCATACTTTTGCCTCGGGCCAGAAGGAAAAATCAGTCCTCGACCGCGTGGTTCCCGGCTACTACCACCGCCTCAACGCCGAAGGCGGCGTGGAGCAGTCCACCTGCTGCGACAACACCGCGACCGAAAACACGATGATGGCGCGCCTGATGATCGATTCGGCCGAACTGTGGACGCGCGAGTACAAGATCGATTCGTTCCGCTTTGACCTGATGGGCCACCAGCCACGCGCGGTCATGGAAGTGCTGCAGCAGCGCGTGAACAAGGCCGCCGGACGCCATGTGCACCTCATTGGCGAAGGCTGGAATTTCGGTGAAGTGGAGAATGGCAAGCGCTTCGTGCAGGCCTCGCAGCTCTCGCTCAACGGTTCGGGCATCGGCACCTTCAGCGACCGCGCGCGCGATGCCGTGCGCGGTGGCTCGGCGGCCGACAGCGGCGAAAACCTGATCGCGCGCCAGGGTTACATCAATGGCCTGTACTACGATCCGAATGCGCTGGGCGGCAAGCAAACCCTGCTCGACCTGAAGAAGGCGGCGGACATGGTCAAGGTCGGCCTGGCCGGCTCCATCCGCAGCTACCGCCTGCCGGTGCACAGCGGCGGCGAGATGCGCCTTGATGCAATCGACTACAACGGCCAGCCGGCCGGCTACGCCAGCGAACCGTCGGAAGTGGTCAACTACGTGGAAAACCACGACAACCAGACGCTGTTTGACATTAACGTGTTCAAGCTGCCGCTCGATACACCATCTGCCGAGCGCGCGCGCGTGCAAGTGCTGGGCGCTGCCATCAATGCCTTCAGCCAGGGCGTGGCCTACTTCCACGCAGGGATGGATACCCTGCGTTCCAAGTCACTGGACCGCAACAGCTTCAATTCCGGCGACTGGTTCAACCGCATGGACTGGACCTACCGCGACAATTATTTTGCTACCGGCCTGCCGCCCGCGCCCGATAACGAAAAGGATTACGCGCTCATCAAGCCATTGCTGGAAAAGCGCGGCATCAAGCCGGCGCCGGCCGACATCGCGTTCACGCGCGATGCCTTCCGCGACCTGCTGGCCATCCGCGCCAGTTCCACGCTGTTCCGCCTGCGCACGGCGGCCGACATCAACGAGCGTCTGCGCTTCTACCCCACCGCCACGCCGACCGTGATTGGTGCGCGCATTGATGGCGCCGGCTACGGCGGTGCCAACTTCAAGGCCGTGCACTATTTCATTAACGTGGACAAGGTCAAGCACGGCGTGGCCATGCCGCGCGAGGACGCAGCGCGATTGCGCCTGCACCCGGTCCACCTGGCTCCCAAGGCCGGGGACCAGCGCGCCAGGGCTGCTGCCTATGACAGCGGCAGCGGCGAGATGATCATCCCGCCGCGCACCGCCGTCGTGTTTGTGGAGTAA
- a CDS encoding oligopeptide:H+ symporter → MPRQIPYIVGTEGCERFSFYGMRNILTPFLISTLLLFMAPEQRAGEAKDIFHTFVIGVYFFPLLGGWLADRFFGKYDTIFWLSLVYCAGHACLAIWDDNIKGFYFGLFLIALGSGGIKPLISSFVGDQFDQTNKNKAKVVYDAFYWMINFGSFFASLLMPVFLRSYGPSIAFGIPGILMFIATLIFWSGRKKYVHVPPAPTDPNSFMRVARTALLAQRPGQGRPGFYVACIGVLGAVVSLAFWSQLGVVIAICWAIVLLIAFGGIGTSMQLERARGIHPDEAVDGVRAVLRILIVFALSTPFHSLFDQKASTWIVQANDMVAPTISLFGSPFTFAPAQMQALNPLLVMILIPFNNLVLYPALRKMGIEPTPLRRMTAGIAFSGLSWIVIGAIQVAMDGGTPMSMTWQILPYALLTFAEVLVSATGLEFAYSQAPRTMKGVIMALWFLAITVGNLWVLIFNKTVRNEAVLGEIAQTGLGPIAFQMYFYAGFALVAAVIFGWYATRYKMVDNYRTTDSK, encoded by the coding sequence ATGCCCAGGCAGATTCCGTACATCGTCGGCACTGAAGGATGCGAGCGATTCAGCTTTTACGGCATGCGCAACATCCTTACGCCATTCCTGATCAGCACCCTCCTGCTGTTCATGGCGCCCGAGCAGCGGGCCGGCGAAGCCAAGGATATCTTTCACACCTTCGTCATTGGCGTGTACTTTTTCCCGCTGCTTGGCGGCTGGCTCGCAGACCGCTTCTTCGGCAAATACGACACGATCTTCTGGCTCAGTCTTGTTTACTGCGCAGGACACGCGTGCCTGGCCATCTGGGATGACAACATCAAGGGATTCTATTTCGGACTGTTCCTCATTGCGCTCGGCTCTGGCGGCATCAAGCCCTTGATTTCCTCCTTCGTTGGCGACCAGTTTGACCAGACCAACAAGAACAAGGCGAAAGTCGTGTATGACGCCTTCTACTGGATGATCAACTTCGGCTCATTCTTCGCGTCGCTGCTCATGCCGGTGTTCTTGCGCAGCTATGGCCCGTCGATCGCGTTCGGCATCCCGGGCATCCTGATGTTCATCGCGACCCTGATCTTCTGGTCCGGCCGCAAGAAATACGTGCACGTGCCACCTGCACCAACCGATCCCAACTCCTTCATGCGCGTGGCGCGCACCGCACTGCTGGCGCAGCGCCCCGGCCAGGGCCGCCCAGGTTTTTATGTGGCCTGCATTGGCGTGTTGGGCGCCGTTGTGTCGCTGGCGTTCTGGTCGCAGCTGGGCGTGGTCATTGCGATCTGCTGGGCCATTGTGCTCTTGATCGCGTTTGGCGGCATCGGCACCTCCATGCAGCTGGAACGGGCCCGCGGCATCCACCCGGATGAAGCGGTGGACGGCGTGCGCGCCGTGTTGCGCATCCTGATCGTGTTCGCCCTGTCGACGCCTTTCCACTCGCTGTTCGACCAGAAGGCGTCAACCTGGATCGTGCAGGCCAACGACATGGTGGCGCCGACCATCTCGCTGTTTGGCAGCCCCTTCACTTTCGCCCCGGCCCAGATGCAAGCGCTTAACCCGCTGCTGGTGATGATCCTGATCCCATTTAATAACCTGGTGCTCTACCCCGCTCTGCGCAAGATGGGCATTGAACCCACACCGCTGCGCCGCATGACGGCCGGTATCGCCTTCTCCGGCCTGTCGTGGATCGTGATCGGCGCCATCCAGGTGGCCATGGATGGCGGCACCCCCATGTCGATGACGTGGCAGATCCTGCCGTATGCGCTACTGACCTTTGCCGAAGTACTGGTATCGGCCACAGGACTCGAGTTTGCCTACAGCCAGGCCCCGCGCACCATGAAGGGCGTGATCATGGCGCTCTGGTTCCTGGCGATCACGGTCGGCAACCTGTGGGTACTCATCTTTAACAAGACGGTACGCAATGAAGCCGTGCTTGGCGAGATTGCCCAGACAGGCCTCGGCCCTATCGCCTTCCAGATGTATTTCTATGCCGGCTTCGCGCTGGTGGCGGCCGTCATATTCGGCTGGTACGCCACCCGCTACAAGATGGTGGACAACTACCGGACCACCGACAGCAAGTAA